The DNA segment AAAGTAGAGGTAGCGGCCCCCGGGGTCGAAGACGGGGGTGCGGCTGTCGTTCATCTCGGACGTCAGACGCGTCACCTTGCCGGTCTCGATCGCAAAGAGAAAGACCTGCCTCATCTGGTCCGGGTGCTGCTTCGAGTAGGCCAGGTACCGGCTGTCCGGGGACCAGGCGTAGTCGTTGATCTCCGCCTCCTTCGCCTGGTCGGCGAGCGTGACCTTGCCGCCCAGGGCGTCGACCCAGTACAGCCTCTGGTCCTTGTCGGCGAAGGCGAGCCTTTTGCCGTCGGGCGACCAGACCGGTCCGAAGCGCCAGCAGTGCCCGTCGGTCGTCACGCGCCGCGCCGCGGCCGATCCATCCTGAGGCTCGATCCAGATCTCCTCCTCTCCCGTCCGATCGGAAAGGTAGGCGATCCACTTACCGTCCGGGGACCAGGAGGCCCCGCGCTCGTGCGCCCCCGACGAGTTCGTCAGGTTGCGCGTGTTCCCCTTCTCGGCGGGGACGGTCAGGATCTCGCCGCGCGCCACGAACAGCGCCCGCTTCCCGTCGGGGGACAGGCCGAACTCGGTGATCTTCTCCGCGAGCGGGACGAAGCCGGGGCGCGCCGCCGGCCGCTCGGCGGGGACGCGGACGACGACCTTGGCGCTCTTCGCGGCCGCGATGTCGTAGACGTAGAGATCCCCGCCGTTCTCGTAGACCACACCGTCGGGTCCTCCCGACGCCCAGCGGACGTCGTAGTCCTTGTGGTCGGTCAGCTGGGTGACCTTCTTCGACCCCGGATCGACGGAGTACAGGTTGAACGTCTTGTCCCTGTCCGAATCGAAGATGATCCGATCGCCGATCCAGACCGGCTCGGTCGAGTTGCTGTCGTTCTCGGTCAGCGGCTCGAGCCTGTTGCCGGCGAGATCGTAGATCCAGAGGCTCAGGGTCATCCCGCCGCGATAGCGCTTCCAGGTGCGGAAGTTCGTCCAGATCCGGTTGTAGACGACCCGCCTGCCGTCGGGCGAATACGCGGCCAGCCCCCCCTCCGGCATCGGCAGCGGCTCCGGCAGGCCGCCCTCGAGAGCGACGGTGTACAGCCGCCCGGCGCGGTCCTCCCAGGCCTGGTGCCGCGATCGGAACAGGATCCGCTTCCCGTCCGGCGTCCAGCCGATGACCATGTTGTTCGGTCCGGCCCGCTCGGCGGGGTGGCCGGTGTCGGCCCAGAAGGTCAGACGCTTCGGCACGCCCCCCTCCGCCGGGATGACGTACACGTCGCGATTGCCGTCGTACTGCCCGGTGAAGGCGATCCACTTCCCGTCCGGCGAATAGCGCGGGAAGATCTCGAGCCCCGGGTCGGAGGTGAGCTGCCGGGCCACCCCGCCGCTCCGCGCCACCGCCCAGAGGTCCCCCGCGTACACGAAGGCGATCGAGTCGCGCGACAGCGTCGGGAAGCGCAGGAGCCGCGTCGCGGACGTCGCGTCCGTCTCGACCGCGCCGGGCGAGGCGGCCGGCCAGGCGACCAGGAGAAGGCCGAGGAGGATGAGGACTGCACAGGTCAGCGGGATGAAACGCAGGGACGGCGCGCGGCGCATCGTGGGCTCCTTGGTTGTCGGTGCGCCCGCGTTTCTACCCGCTCCCAGGGCCCGCGTCAAGTCAGTCTGGGGTTCGGTTCGGAGCGTCGGCTGGTCGGTTTGCTGTCCGGACTCCGCGATCGCTGCGCCCCGGAGACCGCGCCTGGAGGGAAATCGGGACGGCACTTCCTTTCGAGTCCTCGTAGATTGAATGCGGGGGACGAGAGAACTCGTCGGAGGTGCCGTCATGAAACAGATCGTCGGCCAATTGTGTCTCGTTCTCCTCCTTCTCCTCGTGGTCCCCCTGGCAGCGCGGGCCGATCAGCTCGCGCCCACCGGCGGCGAGCTGCGCGTTCTCACGCGGGGCGGGCCGGTCGAGCAGTGCCCGCTGAAGCACACGGACGTCGTCGCCGAGATCACCGGCAACGTGGCGCAGGTCGAGGTGACCCAGACCTTCCAGAATCCCTACGACCGGAAGATCGAGGCGGTCTATGTCTTCCCGCTGCCGGATCGCGCCGCGGTCAATGACATGGAGATCAAGGTTGGCGAACGGACGATCAAGGGGCTGATCAAGAAGAAGGAGGAGGCCCGGGCCATGTACGAGACGGCCCGCCAGGCCGGCCATGTCGCCGCCCTTTTGGACCAGGAGCGGCCCAACATCTTCACCCAGTCGGTGGCGAACATCCTGCCCGGCAGAGAGGTGGTGGTGACGATCCGCTATTTCGAGACGGTCCCCTACGCCTCGGGCGATTACGAGTTCTCCTTCCCGATGGTGGTCGGACCGCGCTTCATCCCCGGCGATCCCACGACGCAAGGGGAGCGCGGTCTCTCCCCCGATACGACCGAGGTGCCGGACGCGTCGCGCATCACGCCTCCGGGGATCCGGCCCGAGACGCGCACCGGGCACGACATCTCCCTCGAGGTGCGTCTGGACGCCGGCGCCACGGTGCGCGAGCTGGTCTCCCCCACGCATCAGATCCGCGTCGAGAGCAACGGACGTGGCGGCGACATCGTCCGGCTGAAAGACGAGGACTCGATCCCGAACCGGGACTTCGTCCTGCGCTACCGGGTCGATGGCGACGCCCCGAACCTGATCGTCCTTCCCCACCGCGGGGAGGGGGACGGCTACTTCCTGATGCTCGTCCAGCCCGAGGCGAACCCGTCGGAAACGGACATCACCCCGAAGGAGATGATCTTCGTGGTCGACTGTTCCGGCTCGATGAGCGGCGAGCCGATCGAGAAGGTCAAGGAGGCGATGCGATACGCCCTGCAGGGCCTGGATCCGCGCGACACCTTCCAGATCGTGCGCTTCTCGGAACGGGCAAAGACCTTCGAGCCCGCTCCCGTCCTGGCGACCCCCGGCAACATCGAGCGCGCGCTTCAATACGTCGCCCGCCTGTCGGGCGAGGGCGGCACGATCATGCTGGAGGGCGTGAAGACCGCGCTGTCGTACCCGGAGGATCCGGAGCGTCTGCGCATCGTCTCCTTCATGACCGACGGGTACATCGGCAACGAGGAGGCGATCCTTGCCTACATGTCGAAGCACCTGGGCGGCGCGCGGCTCTTCTCCTTCGGTGTCGGCACCTCCGTCAACCGGTATCTGCTCGACAAGATGGCGGATTTCGGCCACGGCGCGGTGAAATACGTCCTGCCTGGCGAGGACTCCGGCAAGTCGATCCGGCGCTTCTACGACCGGATCCGCAGCCCGCACCTCACCGACATCCAGATCGACTGGGGAGGGCTCGGCGTGACCGACATGTACCCCCGCGAGATCCCCGACCTGTTCCTCGGCCAGCCTGTCGCCGTCTATGGCCGCTACGGGCAGCCGGGGACGTCCGAGGTGATTCTGCGCGCCCGACTGGGGGGCAAGCCGTACGAA comes from the Candidatus Dormiibacterota bacterium genome and includes:
- a CDS encoding VIT domain-containing protein, whose product is MKQIVGQLCLVLLLLLVVPLAARADQLAPTGGELRVLTRGGPVEQCPLKHTDVVAEITGNVAQVEVTQTFQNPYDRKIEAVYVFPLPDRAAVNDMEIKVGERTIKGLIKKKEEARAMYETARQAGHVAALLDQERPNIFTQSVANILPGREVVVTIRYFETVPYASGDYEFSFPMVVGPRFIPGDPTTQGERGLSPDTTEVPDASRITPPGIRPETRTGHDISLEVRLDAGATVRELVSPTHQIRVESNGRGGDIVRLKDEDSIPNRDFVLRYRVDGDAPNLIVLPHRGEGDGYFLMLVQPEANPSETDITPKEMIFVVDCSGSMSGEPIEKVKEAMRYALQGLDPRDTFQIVRFSERAKTFEPAPVLATPGNIERALQYVARLSGEGGTIMLEGVKTALSYPEDPERLRIVSFMTDGYIGNEEAILAYMSKHLGGARLFSFGVGTSVNRYLLDKMADFGHGAVKYVLPGEDSGKSIRRFYDRIRSPHLTDIQIDWGGLGVTDMYPREIPDLFLGQPVAVYGRYGQPGTSEVILRARLGGKPYEQRFTVELPDRQDEGEAIGTLWARARIEDLSDQLIVGSQPALVEEITRIALAHRLVSKYTSFVAVEEQIDTGPENPALVEVPVCTPPGVKYDMTYAASGGVELAERVRVAAQGDVVNADSTTTSTVFNSEFIEALPILGRNYQDVLTLAPGVSDVDGDGNPTIHGSRDTDVITLVDGVSTNDPLTGKRGQEINIDSIQEIEVMTAGATAEFGRGEGGFVTLVTKSGGNEFEGKFSFYWRGKTFDGDGAGIDDPKLHGGLGELGLRDLKFNDFTPFLSLGGPIKKDKAWYYFTAEYI